The following are encoded in a window of Heliangelus exortis chromosome 9, bHelExo1.hap1, whole genome shotgun sequence genomic DNA:
- the LOC139799991 gene encoding calcium-activated potassium channel subunit beta-2 isoform X5 — protein sequence MFIWTSGRNSTDYKQDEKRNIYQKIRDHDLLDKKKTVTALKAGEDRAILLGLAMMVCSIMMYFLLGITLLRSYMQSVWTEEAQCSLLNASITETFNCSFSCGPDCWKISQYPCLQVYVNLTSSGQKLLLYHTEETMKINSECSYIPKCGKNYEESMSLVNVVMENFRKYQRFSCFYDPEGVQKNVILTKLYSSNVLFHSLFWPTCMMIGGVAIVAMVKLTQYLSLICESIQRISR from the exons atgtttatttggaCCAGTGGCCGGAACTCTACAGATTACAAACAGGATGAGAAAAG aaatatttaccaaaaaatCAGGGATCACGATCTActggacaaaaagaaaacagtcacAGCCCTAAAAGCTGGAGAAGACCGGGCCATACTCCTGGGGCTGGCCATGATGGTGTGCTCTATCATGATGTACTTCCTCCTGGGAATCACCCTCCTGCGGTCCTACATGCAAAG TGTCTGGACAGAAGAGGCTCAGTGCTCACTTCTCAATGCATCCATCACAGAAACCTTCAACTGCTCATTTAGCTGTGGTCCAGACTGCTGGAAAATCTCTCAGTACCCCTGCCTCCAGGTGTATGTTAATCTCACCTCTTCTGGCCAGAAGCTTCTGCTCTACCACACTGAGGaaacaatgaaaattaattctgag tgttCCTACATACCCAAGTGTGGAAAGAATTACGAGGAGTCCATGTCACTGGTGAACGTTGTGATGGAAAACTTCAGAAAGTACCAACGCTTCTCCTGCTTCTATGACCCTGAAGGTGTTCAGAAGAATGTGATATTAACCAAACTGTACAGCTCCAACGTGCTGTTCCACTCCCTCTTCTGGCCCACCTGCATGATGATCGGGGGGGTGGCCATCGTTGCGATGGTAAAGCTGACTCAGTACCTTTCCCTCATCTGTGAGAGCATCCAAAGGatcagcagataa
- the LOC139799991 gene encoding calcium-activated potassium channel subunit beta-2 isoform X1, which yields MAMASRRSQHSSNLQDWSFQRSSAASQDDTGQPFKMFIWTSGRNSTDYKQDEKRNIYQKIRDHDLLDKKKTVTALKAGEDRAILLGLAMMVCSIMMYFLLGITLLRSYMQSVWTEEAQCSLLNASITETFNCSFSCGPDCWKISQYPCLQVYVNLTSSGQKLLLYHTEETMKINSECSYIPKCGKNYEESMSLVNVVMENFRKYQRFSCFYDPEGVQKNVILTKLYSSNVLFHSLFWPTCMMIGGVAIVAMVKLTQYLSLICESIQRISR from the exons GTCCTTCCAACGTTCCTCTGCAGCGAGCCAAGACGACACTGGGCAAccctttaaaatgtttatttggaCCAGTGGCCGGAACTCTACAGATTACAAACAGGATGAGAAAAG aaatatttaccaaaaaatCAGGGATCACGATCTActggacaaaaagaaaacagtcacAGCCCTAAAAGCTGGAGAAGACCGGGCCATACTCCTGGGGCTGGCCATGATGGTGTGCTCTATCATGATGTACTTCCTCCTGGGAATCACCCTCCTGCGGTCCTACATGCAAAG TGTCTGGACAGAAGAGGCTCAGTGCTCACTTCTCAATGCATCCATCACAGAAACCTTCAACTGCTCATTTAGCTGTGGTCCAGACTGCTGGAAAATCTCTCAGTACCCCTGCCTCCAGGTGTATGTTAATCTCACCTCTTCTGGCCAGAAGCTTCTGCTCTACCACACTGAGGaaacaatgaaaattaattctgag tgttCCTACATACCCAAGTGTGGAAAGAATTACGAGGAGTCCATGTCACTGGTGAACGTTGTGATGGAAAACTTCAGAAAGTACCAACGCTTCTCCTGCTTCTATGACCCTGAAGGTGTTCAGAAGAATGTGATATTAACCAAACTGTACAGCTCCAACGTGCTGTTCCACTCCCTCTTCTGGCCCACCTGCATGATGATCGGGGGGGTGGCCATCGTTGCGATGGTAAAGCTGACTCAGTACCTTTCCCTCATCTGTGAGAGCATCCAAAGGatcagcagataa
- the LOC139799991 gene encoding calcium-activated potassium channel subunit beta-2 isoform X6, with amino-acid sequence MNFTYECIIFNLRNIYQKIRDHDLLDKKKTVTALKAGEDRAILLGLAMMVCSIMMYFLLGITLLRSYMQSVWTEEAQCSLLNASITETFNCSFSCGPDCWKISQYPCLQVYVNLTSSGQKLLLYHTEETMKINSECSYIPKCGKNYEESMSLVNVVMENFRKYQRFSCFYDPEGVQKNVILTKLYSSNVLFHSLFWPTCMMIGGVAIVAMVKLTQYLSLICESIQRISR; translated from the exons ATGAACTTCACATATGAATGTATTATTTTCAACCTCAgaaatatttaccaaaaaatCAGGGATCACGATCTActggacaaaaagaaaacagtcacAGCCCTAAAAGCTGGAGAAGACCGGGCCATACTCCTGGGGCTGGCCATGATGGTGTGCTCTATCATGATGTACTTCCTCCTGGGAATCACCCTCCTGCGGTCCTACATGCAAAG TGTCTGGACAGAAGAGGCTCAGTGCTCACTTCTCAATGCATCCATCACAGAAACCTTCAACTGCTCATTTAGCTGTGGTCCAGACTGCTGGAAAATCTCTCAGTACCCCTGCCTCCAGGTGTATGTTAATCTCACCTCTTCTGGCCAGAAGCTTCTGCTCTACCACACTGAGGaaacaatgaaaattaattctgag tgttCCTACATACCCAAGTGTGGAAAGAATTACGAGGAGTCCATGTCACTGGTGAACGTTGTGATGGAAAACTTCAGAAAGTACCAACGCTTCTCCTGCTTCTATGACCCTGAAGGTGTTCAGAAGAATGTGATATTAACCAAACTGTACAGCTCCAACGTGCTGTTCCACTCCCTCTTCTGGCCCACCTGCATGATGATCGGGGGGGTGGCCATCGTTGCGATGGTAAAGCTGACTCAGTACCTTTCCCTCATCTGTGAGAGCATCCAAAGGatcagcagataa
- the LOC139799991 gene encoding calcium-activated potassium channel subunit beta-2 isoform X7 — MSLCFKYPRDKWRNIYQKIRDHDLLDKKKTVTALKAGEDRAILLGLAMMVCSIMMYFLLGITLLRSYMQSVWTEEAQCSLLNASITETFNCSFSCGPDCWKISQYPCLQVYVNLTSSGQKLLLYHTEETMKINSECSYIPKCGKNYEESMSLVNVVMENFRKYQRFSCFYDPEGVQKNVILTKLYSSNVLFHSLFWPTCMMIGGVAIVAMVKLTQYLSLICESIQRISR; from the exons aaatatttaccaaaaaatCAGGGATCACGATCTActggacaaaaagaaaacagtcacAGCCCTAAAAGCTGGAGAAGACCGGGCCATACTCCTGGGGCTGGCCATGATGGTGTGCTCTATCATGATGTACTTCCTCCTGGGAATCACCCTCCTGCGGTCCTACATGCAAAG TGTCTGGACAGAAGAGGCTCAGTGCTCACTTCTCAATGCATCCATCACAGAAACCTTCAACTGCTCATTTAGCTGTGGTCCAGACTGCTGGAAAATCTCTCAGTACCCCTGCCTCCAGGTGTATGTTAATCTCACCTCTTCTGGCCAGAAGCTTCTGCTCTACCACACTGAGGaaacaatgaaaattaattctgag tgttCCTACATACCCAAGTGTGGAAAGAATTACGAGGAGTCCATGTCACTGGTGAACGTTGTGATGGAAAACTTCAGAAAGTACCAACGCTTCTCCTGCTTCTATGACCCTGAAGGTGTTCAGAAGAATGTGATATTAACCAAACTGTACAGCTCCAACGTGCTGTTCCACTCCCTCTTCTGGCCCACCTGCATGATGATCGGGGGGGTGGCCATCGTTGCGATGGTAAAGCTGACTCAGTACCTTTCCCTCATCTGTGAGAGCATCCAAAGGatcagcagataa
- the LOC139799991 gene encoding calcium-activated potassium channel subunit beta-2 isoform X2 gives MSLCFKYPRDKWRSFQRSSAASQDDTGQPFKMFIWTSGRNSTDYKQDEKRNIYQKIRDHDLLDKKKTVTALKAGEDRAILLGLAMMVCSIMMYFLLGITLLRSYMQSVWTEEAQCSLLNASITETFNCSFSCGPDCWKISQYPCLQVYVNLTSSGQKLLLYHTEETMKINSECSYIPKCGKNYEESMSLVNVVMENFRKYQRFSCFYDPEGVQKNVILTKLYSSNVLFHSLFWPTCMMIGGVAIVAMVKLTQYLSLICESIQRISR, from the exons GTCCTTCCAACGTTCCTCTGCAGCGAGCCAAGACGACACTGGGCAAccctttaaaatgtttatttggaCCAGTGGCCGGAACTCTACAGATTACAAACAGGATGAGAAAAG aaatatttaccaaaaaatCAGGGATCACGATCTActggacaaaaagaaaacagtcacAGCCCTAAAAGCTGGAGAAGACCGGGCCATACTCCTGGGGCTGGCCATGATGGTGTGCTCTATCATGATGTACTTCCTCCTGGGAATCACCCTCCTGCGGTCCTACATGCAAAG TGTCTGGACAGAAGAGGCTCAGTGCTCACTTCTCAATGCATCCATCACAGAAACCTTCAACTGCTCATTTAGCTGTGGTCCAGACTGCTGGAAAATCTCTCAGTACCCCTGCCTCCAGGTGTATGTTAATCTCACCTCTTCTGGCCAGAAGCTTCTGCTCTACCACACTGAGGaaacaatgaaaattaattctgag tgttCCTACATACCCAAGTGTGGAAAGAATTACGAGGAGTCCATGTCACTGGTGAACGTTGTGATGGAAAACTTCAGAAAGTACCAACGCTTCTCCTGCTTCTATGACCCTGAAGGTGTTCAGAAGAATGTGATATTAACCAAACTGTACAGCTCCAACGTGCTGTTCCACTCCCTCTTCTGGCCCACCTGCATGATGATCGGGGGGGTGGCCATCGTTGCGATGGTAAAGCTGACTCAGTACCTTTCCCTCATCTGTGAGAGCATCCAAAGGatcagcagataa
- the LOC139799991 gene encoding calcium-activated potassium channel subunit beta-2 isoform X8 — protein sequence MSLCFKYPRDKWRDHDLLDKKKTVTALKAGEDRAILLGLAMMVCSIMMYFLLGITLLRSYMQSVWTEEAQCSLLNASITETFNCSFSCGPDCWKISQYPCLQVYVNLTSSGQKLLLYHTEETMKINSECSYIPKCGKNYEESMSLVNVVMENFRKYQRFSCFYDPEGVQKNVILTKLYSSNVLFHSLFWPTCMMIGGVAIVAMVKLTQYLSLICESIQRISR from the exons GGATCACGATCTActggacaaaaagaaaacagtcacAGCCCTAAAAGCTGGAGAAGACCGGGCCATACTCCTGGGGCTGGCCATGATGGTGTGCTCTATCATGATGTACTTCCTCCTGGGAATCACCCTCCTGCGGTCCTACATGCAAAG TGTCTGGACAGAAGAGGCTCAGTGCTCACTTCTCAATGCATCCATCACAGAAACCTTCAACTGCTCATTTAGCTGTGGTCCAGACTGCTGGAAAATCTCTCAGTACCCCTGCCTCCAGGTGTATGTTAATCTCACCTCTTCTGGCCAGAAGCTTCTGCTCTACCACACTGAGGaaacaatgaaaattaattctgag tgttCCTACATACCCAAGTGTGGAAAGAATTACGAGGAGTCCATGTCACTGGTGAACGTTGTGATGGAAAACTTCAGAAAGTACCAACGCTTCTCCTGCTTCTATGACCCTGAAGGTGTTCAGAAGAATGTGATATTAACCAAACTGTACAGCTCCAACGTGCTGTTCCACTCCCTCTTCTGGCCCACCTGCATGATGATCGGGGGGGTGGCCATCGTTGCGATGGTAAAGCTGACTCAGTACCTTTCCCTCATCTGTGAGAGCATCCAAAGGatcagcagataa
- the LOC139799991 gene encoding calcium-activated potassium channel subunit beta-2 isoform X4, translated as MSLCFKYPRDKWRSFQRSSAASQDDTGQPFKMFIWTSGRNSTDYKQDEKRDHDLLDKKKTVTALKAGEDRAILLGLAMMVCSIMMYFLLGITLLRSYMQSVWTEEAQCSLLNASITETFNCSFSCGPDCWKISQYPCLQVYVNLTSSGQKLLLYHTEETMKINSECSYIPKCGKNYEESMSLVNVVMENFRKYQRFSCFYDPEGVQKNVILTKLYSSNVLFHSLFWPTCMMIGGVAIVAMVKLTQYLSLICESIQRISR; from the exons GTCCTTCCAACGTTCCTCTGCAGCGAGCCAAGACGACACTGGGCAAccctttaaaatgtttatttggaCCAGTGGCCGGAACTCTACAGATTACAAACAGGATGAGAAAAG GGATCACGATCTActggacaaaaagaaaacagtcacAGCCCTAAAAGCTGGAGAAGACCGGGCCATACTCCTGGGGCTGGCCATGATGGTGTGCTCTATCATGATGTACTTCCTCCTGGGAATCACCCTCCTGCGGTCCTACATGCAAAG TGTCTGGACAGAAGAGGCTCAGTGCTCACTTCTCAATGCATCCATCACAGAAACCTTCAACTGCTCATTTAGCTGTGGTCCAGACTGCTGGAAAATCTCTCAGTACCCCTGCCTCCAGGTGTATGTTAATCTCACCTCTTCTGGCCAGAAGCTTCTGCTCTACCACACTGAGGaaacaatgaaaattaattctgag tgttCCTACATACCCAAGTGTGGAAAGAATTACGAGGAGTCCATGTCACTGGTGAACGTTGTGATGGAAAACTTCAGAAAGTACCAACGCTTCTCCTGCTTCTATGACCCTGAAGGTGTTCAGAAGAATGTGATATTAACCAAACTGTACAGCTCCAACGTGCTGTTCCACTCCCTCTTCTGGCCCACCTGCATGATGATCGGGGGGGTGGCCATCGTTGCGATGGTAAAGCTGACTCAGTACCTTTCCCTCATCTGTGAGAGCATCCAAAGGatcagcagataa
- the LOC139799991 gene encoding calcium-activated potassium channel subunit beta-2 isoform X3, with protein sequence MAMASRRSQHSSNLQDWSFQRSSAASQDDTGQPFKMFIWTSGRNSTDYKQDEKRDHDLLDKKKTVTALKAGEDRAILLGLAMMVCSIMMYFLLGITLLRSYMQSVWTEEAQCSLLNASITETFNCSFSCGPDCWKISQYPCLQVYVNLTSSGQKLLLYHTEETMKINSECSYIPKCGKNYEESMSLVNVVMENFRKYQRFSCFYDPEGVQKNVILTKLYSSNVLFHSLFWPTCMMIGGVAIVAMVKLTQYLSLICESIQRISR encoded by the exons GTCCTTCCAACGTTCCTCTGCAGCGAGCCAAGACGACACTGGGCAAccctttaaaatgtttatttggaCCAGTGGCCGGAACTCTACAGATTACAAACAGGATGAGAAAAG GGATCACGATCTActggacaaaaagaaaacagtcacAGCCCTAAAAGCTGGAGAAGACCGGGCCATACTCCTGGGGCTGGCCATGATGGTGTGCTCTATCATGATGTACTTCCTCCTGGGAATCACCCTCCTGCGGTCCTACATGCAAAG TGTCTGGACAGAAGAGGCTCAGTGCTCACTTCTCAATGCATCCATCACAGAAACCTTCAACTGCTCATTTAGCTGTGGTCCAGACTGCTGGAAAATCTCTCAGTACCCCTGCCTCCAGGTGTATGTTAATCTCACCTCTTCTGGCCAGAAGCTTCTGCTCTACCACACTGAGGaaacaatgaaaattaattctgag tgttCCTACATACCCAAGTGTGGAAAGAATTACGAGGAGTCCATGTCACTGGTGAACGTTGTGATGGAAAACTTCAGAAAGTACCAACGCTTCTCCTGCTTCTATGACCCTGAAGGTGTTCAGAAGAATGTGATATTAACCAAACTGTACAGCTCCAACGTGCTGTTCCACTCCCTCTTCTGGCCCACCTGCATGATGATCGGGGGGGTGGCCATCGTTGCGATGGTAAAGCTGACTCAGTACCTTTCCCTCATCTGTGAGAGCATCCAAAGGatcagcagataa